A genomic stretch from Myripristis murdjan chromosome 12, fMyrMur1.1, whole genome shotgun sequence includes:
- the dtwd2 gene encoding DTW domain-containing protein 2 — protein sequence METVPSFSVTSDENEAITCDSPCSEDGFVDVFGDLAALPVEVCERRPTCLRCRRPQKVCLCPFLPLHPLEVSTCLYIVQHPAEESRVLRTVPLLAACLPPGKCNVLVGRRFSEEKHPELAAVCRDSRTLILYPGPNAQNLEELVQNQGGQQDQELGTVKHNIIIIDGTWSQAKYMFLRNSLLHLPKQVQLSRALSSQYVIRTQPSNICLSTLECAAVALSILERNDDIQEVLLRPLRALCSFQLQHGAQVHHSKEHLLKNGMYDKPMPKNKRKIKRMEKLVTDRNICPR from the exons ATGGAAACTGTCCCCAGTTTCTCAGTCACCTCCGACGAAAATGAAGCGATAACTTGCGACAGTCCCTGCTCAGAAGACGGATTCGTCGACGTGTTTGGCGACCTGGCCGCCCTCCCGGTCGAGGTTTGCGAGAGAAGACCGACATGTTTACGATGCCG TCGTCCTCAgaaggtgtgtctgtgtcctttCCTGCCACTGCACCCCTTGGAGGTCTCCACATGTCTCTACATAGTGCAGCATCCGGCAGAG GAGAGCAGGGTACTTCGCACAGTGCCTCTCCTTGCTGCATGTTTGCCCCCAGGAAAGTGCAATGTCTTAGTTGGAAGGAGATTCAGTGAAGAAAA GCACCCAGAGCTGGCTGCTGTGTGCCGGGACAGTAGAACACTGATCTTGTACCCAGGTCCTAATGCCCAGAACCTGGAGGAGCTGGTGCAAAATCAGGGAGGTCAGCAAGACCAGGAACTTGGCACTGTAAAacataacatcatcatcatagatGGGACGTGGAGCCAGGCTAAATACATGTTCCTCAGAAACAGTCTCCTCCACCTGCCGAAACAG GTGCAGCTCAGCAGGGCTCTGTCCAGTCAGTATGTGATCCGCACACAGCCCTCCAACATCTGTCTGTCCACTCTTGAGTGTGCTGCTGTCGCCTTGTCCATCCTGGAGCGGAATGACGACATCCAAGAG GTTCTCTTGAGGCCCCTGAGAGCTCTCTGCTCTTTCCAGCTGCAGCACGGTGCTCAGGTTCATCACAGCAAAGAACATCTACTGAAGAACGGCATGTATGATAAACCCATGCCCAAGAACAAACGCAAGATAAAGAGGATGGAGAAACTTGTGACTGACAGAAACATTTGCCCGAGATGA
- the c12h2orf42 gene encoding uncharacterized protein C2orf42 homolog: METEVTVAPSSRVVSTSTPQTVTATQTNLAAKQRESRKATSATPAFLLNLGKATLRGIRKCPQCGLYNGTRGLSCKNKACGIVLRDSLAGGRSSKKGAVEVVKVLIDSGERGDAGGEENEGGGSGSGGGVQVFSVCQRGRGNAATQLGFVELVPTDTAIATGDGATLLTRINLGHCFLPSCRQHQRSTQGQSQSAANASKQGSSSDSLCMHIKQAMECQSHATPLKLKSSVLEGLQASVEAKEELWRLATESPGPLVQRVSKDVLVVKCHTDSNHPLGLLHLTVGAGEISKMEGRGREGHQQQQAVYHCACQVSTRRAKPDGTGQPGSSSSDPCLHFYACVCAFASDDKLASDFAAFINYSSSGVQQTSDCRILCAPDKSLQQPSPVNSAQRGKDFAWMKLSLVDTPSVVMPSGVGRERVSPSSLRKPGQRKAPGGSGLKTPGSAQFVDEHTVTMGFHQWLASVTERIHQTMHYQFDGKPDPLVYHIPQEFFNALQHRLSLGSKKRRLPNTTTAFVRNDGLPLGSFSKYTWHITNLMQVKRIFDTPELPLELTQSFVKNIDGSYSPFRCQPPPEPEAPEGYRTDRPQAIRPMELRTFLKVGICTADQKEACPFVIEWIPDILPRSRVGELRICFEFGHQQSGQPEYYDGQSQRNSGTERRGRNKSADPTQPKHTPGVEVLQVVV, translated from the exons ATGGAAACTGAGGTAACAGTGGCCCCCTCATCAAGAGTGGTTTCCACCTCCACGCCACAGACTGTGACTGCCACCCAGACCAACCTGGCggccaaacagagagagagcagaaaggcCACGTCAGCAACTCCTGCGTTTCTCTTAAACCTTGGCAAGGCCACCCTGCGCGGCATCCGCAAGTGCCCGCAGTGTGGCTTGTACAATGGCACCCGCGGGCTCAGCTGCAAGAACAAGGCCTGTGGGATTGTCCTCAGAGACAGCTTGGCAGGGGGCAGGAGCAGCAAGAAGGGCGCCGTAGAGGTGGTGAAGGTGTTAATAGACAGCGGAGAGCGAGGGGATGCAGGGGGAGAAGAAAACGAGGGTGGAGGCAGTGGCTCAGGTGGAGGGGTGCAGGTGTTTTCGGTgtgtcagagaggcagagggaatgCAGCCACACAGTTGGGGTTTGTGGAGCTTGTTCCCACCGATACAGCCATAGCCACAGGTGATGGGGCCACCTTGTTAACCAGGATCAACCTGGGCCATTGCTTCCTGCCTTCTTGCCGACAGCATCAAAGGTCAACTCAAGGCCAGTCGCAGTCGGCGGCAAACGCTTCCAAACAGGGCTCCTCCTCAGACAGcctctgcatgcacatcaagCAAGCTATGGAGTGTCAGAGCCATGCGACTCCTCTGAAATTGAAGAGCTCGGTTCTGGAGGGTCTGCAGGCCTCTGTTGAAGCCAAGGAGGAGCTGTGGAGGCTGGCCACAGAGTCCCCGGGGCCCCTTGTGCAGCGTGTCTCTAAAGACGTCCTGGTGGTGAAGTGCCACACTGATTCTAACCACCCCCTCGGCCTGCTGCATCTCACTGTAGGTGCTGGTGAGATTTCAAAGATGGAGGGAAGGGGCAGAGAGGGGCATCAGCAACAGCAGGCTGTTTATCACTGTGCATGTCAGGTTAGCACCAGAAGAGCTAAACCTGATGGGACGGGTCAGCCTGGGTCCAGCTCTTCAGACCCCTGCCTTCACTTctacgcctgtgtgtgtgccttcgcAAGTGATGACAAACTGGCTTCAGACTTTGCTGCTTTCATCAACTACAGCTCCAGTG GTGTGCAGCAAACGTCTGACTGTAGAATACTTTGTGCTCCTGATAAGTCCCTGCAGCAGCCCAGTCCAGTCAACTCTGCCCAGAGAGGAAAAGACTTCGCCTGGATGAAGCTTTCACTGGTCGATA CCCCCTCTGTAGTTATGCCTTCTggggtggggagagagagagtgtcacCCTCCAGTCTGAGGAAACCTGGTCAGAGGAAAGCCCCAGGTGGCAGCGGGCTGAAAACACCAG ggagTGCCCAGTTTGTGGATGAGCATACAGTGACGATGGGCTTCCATCAGTGGCTGGCCAGTGTCACAGAGAGGATCCACCAGACGATGCACTACCAGTTTGATG GAAAGCCAGACCCGCTGGTGTACCATATCCCGCAGGAGTTCTTCAATGCCCTGCAGCACCGACTCTCGCTGGGCTCCAAGAAACGGAGACTTCCCAACACCACAACAG CATTCGTGAGGAATGATGGTCTTCCTCTAGGCTCTTTCTCCAAGTACACCTGGCACATTACTAACCTCATGCAGGTCAAACGCATTTTCGACACCCCAGAG TTGCCTCTGGAGCTGACTCAGAGTTTTGTGAAAAATATCGACGGCTCCTATTCACCTTTTCGCTGTCAACCTCCACCTGAACCAGAGGCGCCCGAGGGATACAGGACGGACAGGCCCCAGGCCATTCGACCCATGGAGCTGCGCACCTTCCTCAAAGTTG GAATTTGCACAGCAGATCAGAAAGAGGCTTGTCCTTTTGTGATCGAGTGGATCCCAGACATTCTTCCTCGCTCACGGGTCGGAGAGCTCAGGATCTGCTTTGAATTTGGCCACCAGCAGAGCGGTCAGCCCGAATACTATGACGGACAGAGCCAGAGAAATAGtggcacagagaggagaggtcGCAACAAGTCAGCAGACCCCACACAACCCAAACATACTCCGGGTGTTGAAGTCCTTCAGGTGGTGGTCTAG